Sequence from the Streptomyces sp. NBC_00440 genome:
AGTCGCTTCCCACCGACTCCGATACCGAAGCGGAAGTCATCGCAGAGGGTCCCCGCCAACTAATGGCGCTGGCAAAGCAGGAGAGCAAGGGTGTTTACGCCATCAGGCCGCTCACGCCGCTCTCCGAGACCGCTCTCCTCACCAACGCCCCTGAAGATCCGAGCCTGGGTACGGAACTACGCGCTGAGCTCGCCACAGCTGACCGAGTCGATCTGCTGTGCGCCTTCGTCAAGTGGTACGGCCTGCGGGTTCTAGAAGACTCGCTCAGATCGGCGAGGGATCGTGGAGTCCCCCTCCGCGTCGTGACCACCACCTACATGGGCGCCACGGATCGCCACGCGCTCGACAGGTTGGTCCGGGACTTCGGCGCAGAAGTAAAGATCAACTACGAGACCAGGTCCACTCGCCTTCATGCCAAGGCGTGGCTCTTCCATCGCGACACGGGATTCGACACCGCCTACGTAGGCAGCTCCAATCTGTCCCGAGCTGCGCTACTCGACGGGCTGGAGTGGAATGTCCGACTGTCTGCCGTCGCCACGCGTCCCGTACTGGACAAGTTCGAGGGCACCTTCGACTCCTACTGGAATGACAGCGCGTTCGAGTTGTACAAGCCCGAGACCGACTGGCAGCGGCTCGATGAAGCCCTAGCTCAGGCAGGCGGGCAACGGAGCGGAGACGATCTCAAGATCAGCCTGTCCGGACTTGAGATGCACCCGTTCGCCCACCAGAAGGACATGCTGGAGCGGCTCCGTGTGGAGCGCGAGGTTCACGACCGTCATAAAAACCTGCTCGTCGCTGCCACGGGCACAGGTAAGACCGTCATGGCGGCGTTGGACTACAAACACCTCCTCCATCAGGCGGAAGAGAAAAACCTGCGTCTACTCTTTGTCGCGCACCGCAAGGAGATCCTCAAGCAGTCCCTGCGCACCTACCGAGAGGCGCTTGACGATCCATCGTTCGGCGAGCTCCTCTATCAGGGTCAGCAGCCAAGGGAATGGAAGCACGTCTTCGCCAGTGTCCAGTCCCTCACCCCCGCTCGCCTAGACGAGTTGGAAGCCCATCACTTCGACGTAGTGGTGATCGACGAGTTCCATCACGCCACGTCCAACACTTACCGACGTATCATCGAACACTTCCAGCCGAGGGAGCTGTTGGGACTTACCGCAACTCCAGAACGCATGGACGGCAAGAATGTTCAGGACGAGTTCTTCGACGGCCGCATCGCGGCAGAACTACGGCTGTGGGAAGCGTTGGAAAATGACCTCCTGTCGCCTTTCCACTACTTCGGAGTTCCCGATGGAATCGACCTCACCAGCGTCACGTGGAAGGGCGGATCCTACGACCAGGGCGCGCTGAGCAATGTCTACACAGGCAACCACGCTCGCGCACGGCTCGTCGTCAAAGCCATTCACGAAAAGCTTGCCAACCCGGGCACCATGCGCGCCTTGGGGTTCTGTGTGTCCAAGGCGCACGCCCACTTCATGGCCGACTTCTTCCGTAGGGCCAACTTTGCCGCCGTGGCACTCGATAGTGATTCATCGAGCGAACAGAGAGAAACAGCTCTTGGCGCTCTCAAAGCTGGAAACATCCAAGTCATCTTCTCGGTTGACCTCTTCAACGAAGGCCTTGATGTACCAGATGTCGACACCCTTCTACTGCTGAGGCCAACAGGTAGTGCAACTGTTTTCCTTCAACAGTTGGGTCGCGGGCTTCGACGTACTGCGTCGAAGCCGGTACTAACGGTCCTGGACTTCATCGGCCAACATCGGGCAGAGTTCCGCTTCGAGGACCAGTTCAGGGCCCTGACCAACTTTACGAGGAGTCGACTCGTCGAGCACATCGAGCACGACTTTCCGCAACTTCCATCAGGCTGCCAAATCATCCTGGAGCCGCAGGCAAAAGACCTGATTCTCAACAATATCCGCAAGCAATTGAAGCTCGATATCAGCGCTCTCGCCAAAGAGGTGCGCGAATACGCCCAGTACGACTTGGTTGATTATCTCCGCGAGAGTCGCCGCGATATCAGGGAGCTCTACAAGGGAAAGAACTCATGGACTCGAATCCTCCGGCACGCGAGGCTCCTTGAAGGTACCGCCCCAGATGGAGAGTCAGAGCTCCTGAGGCGCGCACACGCTTTCCTCCACGTCGACGACCCCGACCGCGTACGCGCGTACTCTCAGCTCCTCAGTGACGACGTCCCCAACTACAAGGACCTTAATTCAGAGAATCAAGCCTTCGCCCGCATGTTGTTCTTTACGCTGTGGGACAAAGCTGGCGGCTTTACGACCTACAGCGAAGGACTCGACTCCTTGCGCGGCCAGCCCTATCTGCGCCGAGAGCTCAGGCAAATCCTGGCGCACGGGCTGGACCAGGCAGATCACGTCGCCACCCGACTCCCTGCTCCGCAGAGCCACCTACCTCTGCGGGTACACAGCTGGTACAACCGTTCCGAGATCCTGGCTGCTATGAATATCGCCAAGTTCGGTGGTCAGATGCCTGGAGTATTCGCTCAGGGCGTCACATGGAGCGAGGAACTCCAGTCTGACGCACTACTGATCACTCTAGAAAAGGACGAGAAAGACTTCTCTCCGACGGTCCGGTACAAGGACTTTGCGGTCAACCCGTCGCAATTCCACTGGGAGTCACAGAACAGCACCCGGGAAGACTCCCCCACTGGACGCCGCTACAGGAACCACGTCGCCGAAGGAAGCCATGTCCTTCTGTTCCTCCGCCGGTACAAGGACACCGACATCGGCAAAGCACACCCTTGGATGTTGTTGGGCTCGGCCCAATACCTCAAACACCAAGGCAACAAACCGATGGCGATCACGTGGAACCTCGACCGCGACCTTCCCGCTGATGTCTGGTCGTACTCAGCACTCACGGCAGGCTGACCTACAGATCGCCCAGATCACCACTCCGGTCGGCCCAGCGACGCCGATGAGCCCGAAGATACTTCCGCTTCACCTTGTGCACATCGTGCTTCACATAGAGATCGCCGATTATCTGTTGCGTCAGACCATCGACAATCTCGAAACGATCGGTGATCAGCCGAGCCCCGTTGTCAAAGAGGACGTGGCAATTTGGGCACAGACTCAGGATGTTATCCGGCTCATCCGGCCCAAGGTGAGGTGCCCCCAAGGCGTGTATATGCGCGCCCTCGCTGTACGTAGCACCATCCAACCCGACGGCGAGGGTCGTCCTGCACATCTGGCATGCATTCCCATAAAGCGCTTTTATGGCGCGCACATGCTTCGTGTTGCGCACCCTGCGCTGCGTGCTGATGTACTTCGCAACCGAGCGCTCAAGCTCAGTCGAATCGTCGGTGTCAGGATCCGCGCATACTCCGGTAGCAGCCTGCAAGGGATCTTCGATGTCATCCTTGACCAACCTGTACTGCCACATCAGATGACCCCGAGCTGTACGAACACCCCAGTAGTCGTCCACGTGATAGAGGCCTGCGTACTCATACCCCTTGCGCGCCTTGCCACTTACTATGCCCAAGCCTCGGACAAACCGAATGGGTAGCCCTTCTCTGAAGTTCAGGACCAGCCCCGCGTTGGACCCAGTCAGCTCCTGGTCTTTGGTGATGTGGCCCGACTTGTCGCGATCTCCGCCTCGGGCGGTGTAGATGATGATGTCGCCATGATCCTCGTCAGCGGCGTAGCCTCCGCTGGCGACGATGGAGTCCACACCCTCAGCGGCCGTCCCCGAGATCCCCGCGCCCCGCTGGCGATGCACGTTCTTGGCATACAACTCGTTGTGCGAAGCGAACGTCTGCCCCTCCACAACACCAGGAGGAGGGCCAAAGTAGATCTTCTTAGGTGAACCGTTCGAGGACGACATCCGAACATATTGGCGAAACAGGTCGACCGAACGGCCGCCTGGTCGAATCTTGGCCAATTTCGAGCGTTTGATGACCTGTTCGCGTCTGTCAGACGCGAAACTCCTGAGGGCCCCCCATCCGCACCAAACCGTCCGTCCGCTTCGATGAGTCCTGCCACCGGTCGACCTATACCGCCTCTCGCAGCTCAGCCTCAAAGCGCCTCTGCGCACGATCCAATACCTCGTCTGGGTCGCACCCATGAGCCCGAAGCCAGTGGAGGAAGTCAGCGATTACCTCGATCGCGGTCACCTCCGCCACCGCCACGCTCAGCACCGTCGAGGGCATCGAGCGAGGCAGCCTCGTCGCTCCGTACAGAGCGAGCATCGCTTCGGCCCTCGCCACCCCAGCGCCTCCGCTGTGGCCGTTCGGCGCAGTGAGCCCCGTTGCCAGCTCGCACCAAGTGACCTTTCGATCCGCGCGCAGTTGGACGCCCCAACGGTCCGCCATCGCATCGACGAGCGTCATGCCTCTGCCAGCCTCGGAGTCCTCACTTGCAGAAATCAATGTGGGCAAAGCGCGGGTGTCAGGGTCGTGAACCTCAATACGCAGGTACGTGCCGTTCATCGATACGGCGAGCGTGACCGGCGTGCCGGGTCCGACATGCCTGATGACGTTGGCTGTCAGCTCACTGACACACAGCTGAGCTGCCTCAATCTGACCCTGGAGGCCCCACTGGCACAGGTGCAACCGCATCACGTTACGGAGACCGGCCACCTCCTCCGGTTCGGCCAGGAAGGCCAGCTCCCAACTCTTGCGCTGAACCTCACAGCGACAGTCGTTCATGTACATCAACCCCTAGATACTGAAGGCTTGTTAGCTTCACGCAATGGTTCCCTCACTTAGAGTGGCAGTGGAACTCTCGAAATGGAACTCTCATACAGTTGCTTCGTGAAGCATTGGGCGGCGCCATGCGCCCCCGGCGTACGCCGCCTTGCCGCCTTAGCTACACAGCGGCAGTCTCAGCGGGAGTTCGACATGAAGGGCTGGAAACATGGCCGTTGGTCCCACCACACGTAGGCGTCAACTGGGCTCGGATCTCCGACGCCTCCGGGAACGTAAGGGCCTCACCCTCGAAGAGGCGGGCGCGGGAGTGGGGATCTCCAAGGCGACGCTGAGCCGATATGAGACCAAGGAGGGCTCGGTCAAATGGCCCACCGTGGACGCGCTCTGCCGCCAATACGACGTCAGCGACGGAGAACGTGAGGCCCTCGTCGAGCTGGCCAAGGGCGCCAAGATCCAGGGATGGTGGCGCTCGCTGGCCGACCCCATCCCCGAGTCCATGAATCTCATGCTCACGCTGGAAGATGAGGTGCTCAGCGAGGATCACTTCGCCTGCATGTACGTACCGGGGCTTCTCCAAACTCGGGCCTACGCCGAAGCCGTCCACCGCGCCTCCGAAATGCGTTGCACCGAGAAGGAGGTGCAACACATGGTCGATATCCGGATGAAGAGGCAGGAACTTCTCAAACGTGAGCAGCCGCCCCATATTTGGGCGGTCATCGACGAAGCAGCCATCCGTCGCAGGGTTGGCGGTCGCAACACTATGCGGGATCAGCTCCTGCACCTGTTGACGGTGTCCGATTGCCCCGACGTCACTGTCCAGATCCTGCCGTTCAGCACCGGAGCACACGCTGCCGCCGTAGGTAGCTTCACCATCCTTGGCGGCCAGACAGCTCACCTGGATGTCGTGTACGTGGACATCATCGGGGGCGGCCTGTTCATGGAGAAGCCGAAAGAAATCGAACGCTATAGATTGGCCTTCCAGTACCTCCGTGCGCAGGCACTCGACATCGACGCCTCCGCCGACCTCATCCGAAGCGTGGCCAAGGAGAGTTAATGACCAAGGGGCCGGAACCTCGCTGGTTCAAATCCACCTTCAGCGGGGGTAGCGGCACAGAGTGCGTCGAGTGCGCACCGGCATGTGACGGAACGCTGGTGCGCGATTCGAAGCAGCCGAACGCCGCCCGGCTTACTGTGAGTGGACCCGCCTGGGCAGGGTTCATAGGAGCTGTGCGAGCAGGTCAATTCGGCTGAAGCCCCTCGGGTCACGACCGGACGGAGCAGTACGAGCACTCCCCCTCACGACAGCTTGAACCCGCCCAAGTCAGCACCCGCCCCCGGGTGATCAGGCCAGTCGACCGCGTACGCAGCATCCCGTCCCGTGCCCAGCCGGGCATAGCGGAGCAGTTCGCGGACGATGCCGGCGTTGCCCATGCCCCAGCCTGTGTGGGGTGTGAGTTCGCTCGGGGTGGCTCGGTGTTCGAGGTTCGACCAGCACACTCCCGCCGCGTCCTCGATCGACCGGGAGGCGAGGTCCGTGACGAGGATGTTCGCGAAGTCCAGGCCATCGCCGTGTTCGACGTACCGGTCGCACGCCAGCGCCAGTACCCCTGCCGTCCCGCAGCACCGGCCGTTGTTGTCCCAGAAGCCGGGGCGCAGCCGCTGTGGGAGGCCGGAGTGGGTGACCGTGTGCCAGCACCCGTCCGCCAGTGCCGACCAGGACGGGTCCTGGAGGGCCGCCGCCAGCAGCCGGAACGCCTGGGCGTCGCCCGTCGGGCCGTGGCACCAGCCGTAGCTGTAGCGCTCGATGCGGTCCGGGACGTGCTGCGGGTCGGAGTGCGGGACCAGGAAGCCCGCCGGGCCCGCCTCGTTGCGGGCGGCCACGTCCGAGGCGCCGGCCACTGCCAGTTCGGTCAGGTCGGGGCGTCCGGCCTGCCGGCCCACGGCGGCCAGTGCGTACGCGATGCCCAGTGTGCCGTGCGAGAGATGGTGGAATCGGGCCGGTGCCCCGGACAGCGACTCCCACTGCACGCCGCCCGCTGTCCGTTCCGCGGTACGGAGGTAGGGCGTCACCGCGCGTACGGCCAACTCGTCTTCTCCCACGGCCAGTGCGCCCAGAGCGATGCCCGCGTTGCCGATCAGCAGGTCGAACCATCTGTCGTCCCAGCGCGTTCCGTCGAACCGGGACCGCACCCGCTCCATCGCCCGGTCCGCGGCCGCGCCTGCGGCCGTGTCCCCCAGCAGTCCGTGCACCGCGCGCAGGGCTACGGCCATTCCGGTCAGGCCCGTGTACAGGGAGCTGACGTCCCACTCCTCCGCGGCGGCCGCGAGGGTCAGTGCGCCCCGCGCTGCGGCATCGCCGTACCGGTCGTCGCCGAAGTGCTCCCGGCCTTCGAGCAGCGCCAGCACGATCCCGGCAGTCCCGCTGTAGAGGGTGGGGTCCAGTTCCTCGTCGGTCGTGGTCTCCGTCCAGGCCAGGCCGTTTCCGGTGTCCCGCGCCGAGCCGACGAGCCAGTCCAGACCTCCCCTGCCCAGGGCCTCGGCGGCAGCCGGCAGATCTCGCTCGGTGGGCTCTGTGATCATCGGCCCAGCGTCCCACGGCCGTACCGGGCCGACAATGAGCTTTCTTGCCTGCCGGGCGGGCCGGAGGACATGCTGGCCCCGTGCCAGGACAGCAGCGTAAGCGGAGGAATCAGCAGCGGGGCGGCCCGTTGCGGGGTGCCGGAGCGGGGCGGTGGGAAGTCGTTTTCGAGACCCAGGACGCGGCGGAATGGCAGAGTTCGGTGCCGCGGATCCGGAGTGAGCTCGGGCTGACTGATGCGTCGATGCTGCGCGTGGACACGCTGCGCGGTCCCAACCCGGGTCCCAACTCTGGTCCCGACCCCGGTCCCGATCCCGGTCCCGGTCCCGGTCCCAACTCCGACCCCGATCCCGGTCCCGGTCCCGGTCGTGCGGAGCCGCCGACCACCTATCGCCTGAGCATGTTCGTCCCGTATCCGCAGACCGCGCCTCAGCCGGAGCCGCCGGAACAACCGAACGGCTGAGTGTGCTGGGGCGGGCCGACGCGTCAGTGAAACGTCGCCGCCTCTTTCTCGTCGCGGTTCCGGCCGTGGGAGCATCGGCACCATGCAGTACCGGTATGCCACTGAGGCCGATGTGCCCGCCATGGCGGAGCTCTTCGCCGCCAACCGTCGCGATGCCCTCACCGAGCAGCAACGCTCCGAGCAGGGATTCGTGCAGGGCAACTTTGACGCTGCCGCCCTGCGTGCGATGGTCCGGGACGGAAGTCTCCTCGTCGCTGATGACGCAGGTGAACAAGGTGGCGCGGACGGCCAGGACAGCACGGGTGGCCCGGATGCTCGCGGTCGCGCCGGCCGCGTAGTGGGGCTTCTTGCTCTGTCCTCGGCCGAGCGGCTGTCCAGCCCGCCGCCGCCCGTACGCGCGCTGCTCGACGCCCAGGACTCCCTGCGCTGGCAGGGTCAGCCGCTGAGCGCGTCGCGCTGGCTGATGTACGGGCCGGTCGTGGTCGACGCCGCCTTCCGGGGGCGCGGCGTGGCCAGGGGGCTGTTCGAGCTGGCGGTCGAGGCTGCCGGGGGCCGGGCCGATGCCGTGGTCGCCTTCATCGAGGCCGAGAACCAGGCGTCGTGGCGCGTCCACGTGGACGGTTTCGGCATGTGTCCGCTCGGTGACTTCGTCGCGGGTGGGCGTACGTACAGTGCCGTCGCCGCGCCGGCCCGGGACGCGCCCCGGTAACTCCGGACCGGCAGAAACCACCCGGGAAACTCCCCGGTAGCTCCTACCGGTCCGGCCACAACCGCGCCAGCCGGCGCTCCACCCCCTGCGGCAGCGCCCCCGCCTCGATCGCTTCGAGTTCAGCAGCAACGAGGCCGGTGCGGCCCCGGCAACTGGATGATCGCCATCCGGCCGACGTGACGTCCGATGGCCGCCAGCACCGCGCGCCCGCCGCCGCCAGGCTCGGGTGCATGACAGAGACCCCATCAGCGACAGCAGCCGCACGTGAACCGCTGGCCGTGCTCCAGAGCATGTACGCGGCCGAGGCCCGCTATCTCGCCGCCGGCGGCCCGGACGCGGTCGGCTTCGACATCCTGGCGCCGTTCTTCGCCCCCGATGTCGTACTGCATCAGGCGGCCGGGCTTCCGTACGGCGGGACCTGGCACGGACACGACGGCATGGCCCGCTTCTTCCGTGCGATGAGCCGGACTTGGGAGTCCTTCCGGATGGCCGGGCAGGAGATCCTCGCCACCGGCGAGACCCTCGTGGTGCTCCACCGCATCGAGGCGCGCTCCCGCGCCACCGGCCGGGAGATCGCCTTTCCGATCCTTCAGACGGTCGCGGTACGGGGCGGTCGGATCAGCGAGGTCCGGCCGTTCTACTGGGACACGGCGGCCATCGCGGAGACATGCGGGTGGGCGGCGGCGCGGGCCAACTGACCCTGCCCGCCTGTCAGTGCACAGCTTGAGGCCTCGCCCCGCCGCGGTGGCGTGATGGCGCCGTGCGTTCAGCCGATGCCGATCGGGTTGACGAAGGTGCCGGGGCGAGTGGCTCCGGACTGGTCCAGGACGGCACCGCCGTAGGGCCACTTGAGGGTGACGTGGGTGGTCTCGTCGGGCGGCGTGATCAGGACCTGGCTCACCTTGAACGGCTTGGGGCCCTTCATGGCGTTGGGGAGCGGCAGGATGTTCATGGAGACCATGGAGGTGTCGTCGCCGGGGCTCAGGGTCATGGTGCTGGACTTGTCCGAGGAGCGGGGCAGGTCCCAGGTCTCGCCGGTCGTGCTGATCAGGCGGACACCGGGGAAGCCGTGCAGGGTGCAGGTGCGGTTGCCGCTGTTGGCGAGCCGGACCGTGGCCATCTGCTGGTAGTCGGCCTGCATGTCCGGGGCTCCTCCGTGCGGGCCGCCCCAATTGAAGGTCAGTTCGCCGGTGTGGCAGCGCTTGCTCTCCGCGCCCGTGGTGGAGGCGGTGGAGGCGAGGTTCACCGCGTCGGTGCGTGAGCCCTTCTCGGCCATCTTCTTCACGTTCTTCATGCTGTCCCCGGCCGCCTGCGCCTTCTCCTGCGACCCACCCTGGAGGCCGGACCACCCGCCGGCCTTGGAAGAGGTCGACCCGGATGACGAGTCGCACGCGGTGGCGCCCGCGCCGACCGCGATGACCGCCAGCACGGCGGCGGTGCAACGGACTGCGCGAGTGAGCTTGGCGGTCATGGTTCCTCTTCTCCGGCGCCGGATCTCCGTCCGGCGCTCCCCGTGTCCAGTGCGCCTTACGGGAAGTGAGATGTGTGCCCTCCAGGGGGAGTTCACGGAGCCCGGGACGGAAATTGTCCGGAAGCTGTAACAGCCATCCACCCACCGCCGCAGCTCGACCGGCCGCCTGCCCTCGCCCCCTTTCTGCACCCACACGTACGCCGACCGTGCCCGCCCCCTCCCCCCTCCCTCCTCCCCTCGGCTCTCGGCTCTCGACCCCCGATCCCCACCCCGCCACCGGCCTCCGAATCCGCGCCATTAGCCTCGTCCTCATGGCAAAGATTCCCGCAGCAGCCGTAGCAGCCACCGGTCTCGTCGGCGGTTTCGCCGTGGCCCGCTGGACCAGGAAGCGTCCCCTCGGGGGCGTGGCGCTCGCCGCCGCCGGTGCGGTCGCCGCCCGGCAGTGGCAGCAGGAGGCCGGTACGGCCAAGGCCGCCGCCCTCACCGGTGTCTACCTCGCCGCGTTCGGCGGGTCCCACCCGCTCGCGAAGAAGATCGGCGCCTGGCCCGCCGTGTTCTCGGTGGCCGGTGCTGTCGCCGTGGCCTCGACGGTGGTCGCCCGCCGCGCCTAGCGTCTGGCGTCTGGGGCAGGCCGATGGGCTACGCCCCCAGGGCGTGCGACACCGCGTAGATCGCCAGGCCGGCCAGCGCACCGACGACCGTGCCGTTGATCCTGATGAACTGCAGGTCACGGCCGATGTGTGCCTCGATCTTGCGGGACGTCTGCTCGCCGTCCCAGCCCGCCACCGTGTCCGAGATCAGGGACGTGATCTCGCCGCGGTACGTCGTCACCACGTACACCGCCGCGTCCTCCAGCCACCCCTCCAGCTTCTGCTGGAGGCGGGCGTCGGTCGCCAGCCGGGCGCCCAGAGACAGCAGCGAGGCGCGGGCCCGCAGCCGCAGTTCGCTCTGCTCGTCCTCCGCCGCCGAGATGATCATGGTGCGTACCGAGGCCCACGCCGAGGCGATGACGTCCTGCACCTCCGAGCGGCCCACCAGCTCCGACTTGAGGCGCTCCACCCGCGCCCGGGTGTCGGTGTCGGACTGGAGGTCGGACGCGAAGTCCGCCAGGAAGCGGTCGAGGGCGCCACGCGCCGGATGCTCGGGCATGTCGCGCATCTCGGTGATGAAGCGCAGCAGCTCCTTGTAGACGCGGTCGCCGATCTTCTTGTCGACGAACCGCGGCGTCCACCCCGGCGCCCCGCCCTGCACCGCGTCCATCACCGAATCGGAGTGGACGGTGAGCCAGTCGTGGGCCCGCATGCAGACCAGGTCGACGACCCGCCGGTGGCCCCCGTCTGCGACGACCTTCTCCAGCATCTTCCCGAGACCGGGTGCGACCTCGGCGGCCTCCGCACGGCGGGTGATCGCCTCACCGACCACCGCCTGGACGTCCGAGTCGCGCAGCACGGTCAGCGCGCCGCGCAGCGCCGTCGACAGCTCCGCCGTCACCCGGTCGGCGTGTTCCGGTTCAGCGAGCCAGGATCCGAGCCGTCCGCCGATGCCGACGGCCCGCAATCTTGCCCGTACGACAGATTCCGACAGAAAATTTTCCCCAACGAAGGAACCAAGT
This genomic interval carries:
- a CDS encoding DUF3427 domain-containing protein — its product is MTNTGDRAQPVAGVYERLVTDRLQDEVDQLATDGWAAITSDVSDASSPHVLAQYVGEAVQRALRGLPHKDRIIAANRIMQSLPTDSDTEAEVIAEGPRQLMALAKQESKGVYAIRPLTPLSETALLTNAPEDPSLGTELRAELATADRVDLLCAFVKWYGLRVLEDSLRSARDRGVPLRVVTTTYMGATDRHALDRLVRDFGAEVKINYETRSTRLHAKAWLFHRDTGFDTAYVGSSNLSRAALLDGLEWNVRLSAVATRPVLDKFEGTFDSYWNDSAFELYKPETDWQRLDEALAQAGGQRSGDDLKISLSGLEMHPFAHQKDMLERLRVEREVHDRHKNLLVAATGTGKTVMAALDYKHLLHQAEEKNLRLLFVAHRKEILKQSLRTYREALDDPSFGELLYQGQQPREWKHVFASVQSLTPARLDELEAHHFDVVVIDEFHHATSNTYRRIIEHFQPRELLGLTATPERMDGKNVQDEFFDGRIAAELRLWEALENDLLSPFHYFGVPDGIDLTSVTWKGGSYDQGALSNVYTGNHARARLVVKAIHEKLANPGTMRALGFCVSKAHAHFMADFFRRANFAAVALDSDSSSEQRETALGALKAGNIQVIFSVDLFNEGLDVPDVDTLLLLRPTGSATVFLQQLGRGLRRTASKPVLTVLDFIGQHRAEFRFEDQFRALTNFTRSRLVEHIEHDFPQLPSGCQIILEPQAKDLILNNIRKQLKLDISALAKEVREYAQYDLVDYLRESRRDIRELYKGKNSWTRILRHARLLEGTAPDGESELLRRAHAFLHVDDPDRVRAYSQLLSDDVPNYKDLNSENQAFARMLFFTLWDKAGGFTTYSEGLDSLRGQPYLRRELRQILAHGLDQADHVATRLPAPQSHLPLRVHSWYNRSEILAAMNIAKFGGQMPGVFAQGVTWSEELQSDALLITLEKDEKDFSPTVRYKDFAVNPSQFHWESQNSTREDSPTGRRYRNHVAEGSHVLLFLRRYKDTDIGKAHPWMLLGSAQYLKHQGNKPMAITWNLDRDLPADVWSYSALTAG
- a CDS encoding YDG/SRA domain-containing protein, with the protein product MAKIRPGGRSVDLFRQYVRMSSSNGSPKKIYFGPPPGVVEGQTFASHNELYAKNVHRQRGAGISGTAAEGVDSIVASGGYAADEDHGDIIIYTARGGDRDKSGHITKDQELTGSNAGLVLNFREGLPIRFVRGLGIVSGKARKGYEYAGLYHVDDYWGVRTARGHLMWQYRLVKDDIEDPLQAATGVCADPDTDDSTELERSVAKYISTQRRVRNTKHVRAIKALYGNACQMCRTTLAVGLDGATYSEGAHIHALGAPHLGPDEPDNILSLCPNCHVLFDNGARLITDRFEIVDGLTQQIIGDLYVKHDVHKVKRKYLRAHRRRWADRSGDLGDL
- a CDS encoding ATP-binding protein; its protein translation is MYMNDCRCEVQRKSWELAFLAEPEEVAGLRNVMRLHLCQWGLQGQIEAAQLCVSELTANVIRHVGPGTPVTLAVSMNGTYLRIEVHDPDTRALPTLISASEDSEAGRGMTLVDAMADRWGVQLRADRKVTWCELATGLTAPNGHSGGAGVARAEAMLALYGATRLPRSMPSTVLSVAVAEVTAIEVIADFLHWLRAHGCDPDEVLDRAQRRFEAELREAV
- a CDS encoding helix-turn-helix domain-containing protein, whose translation is MAVGPTTRRRQLGSDLRRLRERKGLTLEEAGAGVGISKATLSRYETKEGSVKWPTVDALCRQYDVSDGEREALVELAKGAKIQGWWRSLADPIPESMNLMLTLEDEVLSEDHFACMYVPGLLQTRAYAEAVHRASEMRCTEKEVQHMVDIRMKRQELLKREQPPHIWAVIDEAAIRRRVGGRNTMRDQLLHLLTVSDCPDVTVQILPFSTGAHAAAVGSFTILGGQTAHLDVVYVDIIGGGLFMEKPKEIERYRLAFQYLRAQALDIDASADLIRSVAKES
- a CDS encoding DUF397 domain-containing protein encodes the protein MTKGPEPRWFKSTFSGGSGTECVECAPACDGTLVRDSKQPNAARLTVSGPAWAGFIGAVRAGQFG
- a CDS encoding lanthionine synthetase LanC family protein, encoding MITEPTERDLPAAAEALGRGGLDWLVGSARDTGNGLAWTETTTDEELDPTLYSGTAGIVLALLEGREHFGDDRYGDAAARGALTLAAAAEEWDVSSLYTGLTGMAVALRAVHGLLGDTAAGAAADRAMERVRSRFDGTRWDDRWFDLLIGNAGIALGALAVGEDELAVRAVTPYLRTAERTAGGVQWESLSGAPARFHHLSHGTLGIAYALAAVGRQAGRPDLTELAVAGASDVAARNEAGPAGFLVPHSDPQHVPDRIERYSYGWCHGPTGDAQAFRLLAAALQDPSWSALADGCWHTVTHSGLPQRLRPGFWDNNGRCCGTAGVLALACDRYVEHGDGLDFANILVTDLASRSIEDAAGVCWSNLEHRATPSELTPHTGWGMGNAGIVRELLRYARLGTGRDAAYAVDWPDHPGAGADLGGFKLS
- a CDS encoding GNAT family N-acetyltransferase, whose protein sequence is MQYRYATEADVPAMAELFAANRRDALTEQQRSEQGFVQGNFDAAALRAMVRDGSLLVADDAGEQGGADGQDSTGGPDARGRAGRVVGLLALSSAERLSSPPPPVRALLDAQDSLRWQGQPLSASRWLMYGPVVVDAAFRGRGVARGLFELAVEAAGGRADAVVAFIEAENQASWRVHVDGFGMCPLGDFVAGGRTYSAVAAPARDAPR
- a CDS encoding nuclear transport factor 2 family protein — protein: MTETPSATAAAREPLAVLQSMYAAEARYLAAGGPDAVGFDILAPFFAPDVVLHQAAGLPYGGTWHGHDGMARFFRAMSRTWESFRMAGQEILATGETLVVLHRIEARSRATGREIAFPILQTVAVRGGRISEVRPFYWDTAAIAETCGWAAARAN
- a CDS encoding DUF4232 domain-containing protein, yielding MTAKLTRAVRCTAAVLAVIAVGAGATACDSSSGSTSSKAGGWSGLQGGSQEKAQAAGDSMKNVKKMAEKGSRTDAVNLASTASTTGAESKRCHTGELTFNWGGPHGGAPDMQADYQQMATVRLANSGNRTCTLHGFPGVRLISTTGETWDLPRSSDKSSTMTLSPGDDTSMVSMNILPLPNAMKGPKPFKVSQVLITPPDETTHVTLKWPYGGAVLDQSGATRPGTFVNPIGIG
- a CDS encoding DUF445 domain-containing protein, producing the protein MERTGRETEVGAGPGTEGVTGTAPLGSVAYSAADEEKRRGVRRMKTTATGLLLLVALIFVLATWASHTGAGSWAGYVAAAAEAGMVGALADWFAVTALFRRPLGLPIPHTAIIPNKKDQLGESLGSFVGENFLSESVVRARLRAVGIGGRLGSWLAEPEHADRVTAELSTALRGALTVLRDSDVQAVVGEAITRRAEAAEVAPGLGKMLEKVVADGGHRRVVDLVCMRAHDWLTVHSDSVMDAVQGGAPGWTPRFVDKKIGDRVYKELLRFITEMRDMPEHPARGALDRFLADFASDLQSDTDTRARVERLKSELVGRSEVQDVIASAWASVRTMIISAAEDEQSELRLRARASLLSLGARLATDARLQQKLEGWLEDAAVYVVTTYRGEITSLISDTVAGWDGEQTSRKIEAHIGRDLQFIRINGTVVGALAGLAIYAVSHALGA